A region of Flavobacterium indicum GPTSA100-9 = DSM 17447 DNA encodes the following proteins:
- a CDS encoding purine-nucleoside phosphorylase, whose product MNIKTIEITTSFLKEKGFVNPEIGIVLGTGLGQLVNHLTIECEINYADIPNFPLSTVEFHSGKLLFGTLEGKKVILMQGRFHLYEGYSLQEITFPIRILSALGIKKLLISNAAGAINLNYKKGDLMLLDDHINLQGGSPLAFANVSDFGERFTDMCAPYDEDMNTKITAIAKQNAIVLRKGVYAAVVGPQLETRAEYRYLKIIGADAVGMSTVPEVIVANHLQLPVLAVSVLTDECNPDDLKPVNIPEIIAIAGEAEPKMITLFKALIKNI is encoded by the coding sequence ATGAATATAAAAACAATAGAAATAACTACAAGTTTTCTTAAAGAGAAAGGTTTTGTTAATCCTGAAATTGGTATTGTATTAGGAACAGGACTTGGACAATTAGTAAATCATTTGACCATTGAATGCGAAATAAATTATGCTGATATTCCAAATTTTCCTTTGTCAACTGTAGAGTTTCACTCAGGGAAATTACTTTTTGGAACTCTAGAAGGTAAAAAAGTTATTTTAATGCAAGGACGATTTCACTTGTATGAAGGGTATAGTTTGCAAGAAATAACTTTTCCTATACGAATATTGAGTGCTTTAGGTATAAAAAAACTGCTAATTTCAAATGCAGCAGGAGCTATTAATTTGAATTACAAAAAAGGCGATTTGATGTTGCTTGATGATCATATTAATTTGCAAGGAGGTTCACCATTGGCATTTGCTAATGTTTCTGATTTTGGGGAACGATTTACCGATATGTGTGCGCCCTATGATGAAGATATGAATACCAAAATTACAGCAATAGCAAAACAGAATGCTATTGTGCTTCGCAAAGGGGTTTATGCTGCTGTTGTAGGTCCACAATTGGAAACAAGAGCAGAATATCGCTATTTAAAAATTATTGGCGCAGATGCTGTTGGTATGAGTACAGTTCCTGAAGTAATCGTTGCAAATCATTTACAACTGCCTGTTTTGGCCGTTTCAGTTTTAACTGATGAATGTAATCCTGATGATTTAAAACCAGTAAACATTCCTGAAATTATAGCCATTGCTGGAGAAGCAGAACCTAAAATGATTACACTATTTAAAGCATTAATTAAAAATATTTAA
- a CDS encoding DUF547 domain-containing protein has product MRKIFFIIALFPLLSCAKSNENSIPEMAYAVENQNSTKALDHQKWNTLLQKYVTDKGNVDYKGFKKDAKALQVYLDELTTNAPQKSWSRNAILAYWINTYNAFTVKLILDNYPVKSIKDIKDPWGKKNFTIGTKKYSLEEIEHEILRKMNEPRIHFAINCASFSCPNLSNQAYTEAKLEIQLEAGAKAFVNDKTKNTISANTVEISKIFDWFSGDFKTNGTIIDFLNKYSSIKINKSAKVKYKEYNWSLND; this is encoded by the coding sequence ATGAGAAAAATATTTTTTATAATAGCCTTATTCCCTCTTTTGTCGTGTGCAAAGTCAAATGAAAATAGTATTCCTGAAATGGCTTATGCGGTAGAAAATCAAAATTCAACGAAAGCATTAGATCATCAAAAGTGGAACACATTATTGCAAAAATATGTTACAGACAAGGGGAATGTAGATTACAAAGGATTTAAGAAAGATGCAAAAGCATTACAAGTTTATTTAGATGAATTAACCACAAATGCACCTCAAAAATCATGGTCTCGTAATGCGATTTTAGCTTATTGGATAAACACATATAATGCGTTTACAGTAAAACTTATTTTAGATAATTATCCTGTAAAAAGTATAAAAGATATTAAAGATCCTTGGGGTAAAAAAAATTTTACAATAGGAACAAAAAAGTATAGCTTAGAAGAAATAGAGCACGAAATATTAAGAAAAATGAATGAACCAAGAATTCATTTTGCCATAAACTGTGCTTCTTTTTCTTGTCCAAACTTATCCAATCAAGCTTATACAGAAGCTAAATTAGAAATTCAATTAGAGGCTGGAGCAAAAGCATTTGTAAATGATAAAACTAAAAACACAATTTCTGCTAATACCGTAGAAATATCAAAAATATTTGATTGGTTTTCAGGAGATTTTAAAACAAATGGAACTATAATAGATTTTTTAAATAAGTATAGTTCCATAAAAATCAATAAAAGTGCAAAAGTAAAATACAAAGAATATAACTGGAGTTTAAATGATTAA
- a CDS encoding arsenosugar biosynthesis-associated peroxidase-like protein, which yields MEKTYYDPSDLKKFGKISEWNEELGSKFFEYYGKVFEEGNLTAREKSLIALAVAHTVQCPYCIDAYTGDGLKRGITKEEMMEALHVAAAIRGGASLVHGVQMMNKYDKLSM from the coding sequence ATGGAAAAAACATACTACGATCCATCAGATTTGAAAAAATTTGGAAAAATATCAGAATGGAATGAGGAATTAGGTTCAAAATTCTTCGAATACTATGGAAAAGTTTTTGAAGAAGGGAATTTAACAGCAAGAGAAAAATCATTAATCGCATTGGCAGTTGCTCATACTGTTCAATGTCCTTATTGTATAGATGCTTATACGGGCGATGGCTTAAAAAGAGGTATAACTAAAGAAGAAATGATGGAAGCTTTGCATGTAGCTGCTGCTATTAGAGGTGGAGCATCTTTAGTTCATGGTGTGCAAATGATGAACAAATATGACAAATTATCAATGTAA
- a CDS encoding rhodanese-like domain-containing protein: MFSSILDKNVIMRHFFLILLLFSTIIYGQNSIPEVLKKYNSERVSYINVKQASIKSPVVFLDARELIEYNTSHIKGAIHVGYNKFNQKLVLEKIKDKNTTIIVYCSIGVRSEKIGEKLLKLGYSNVFNLYGGIFEWKNNGYKVFNHLEQETEYIHTYSKEWSKYLKKGIQTY, encoded by the coding sequence ATGTTTTCGTCTATATTAGATAAAAATGTAATTATGCGACATTTCTTCCTTATTCTTTTACTTTTTTCTACCATAATTTATGGCCAGAATTCTATTCCTGAAGTATTAAAAAAATACAATTCAGAGCGTGTTTCGTATATAAATGTTAAACAAGCCTCGATTAAGTCACCTGTAGTCTTTTTAGATGCAAGAGAATTGATTGAGTATAATACGAGCCATATTAAGGGAGCTATACATGTAGGCTATAACAAGTTCAATCAAAAATTAGTTTTAGAAAAAATAAAAGATAAGAATACAACAATTATAGTTTATTGTTCTATTGGAGTAAGAAGTGAAAAAATTGGAGAAAAATTATTGAAGTTAGGTTATTCTAATGTTTTTAATCTTTATGGAGGCATTTTTGAATGGAAAAATAATGGTTATAAAGTATTTAATCATTTAGAGCAAGAAACAGAATATATACATACGTATAGTAAAGAATGGAGTAAATATCTAAAAAAAGGAATTCAAACTTATTAA
- a CDS encoding site-specific integrase codes for MKAKVNLHFYAKSTKANSKGQFPIYVRLTVNGIRTEYSTKKFIEPNRWLSEVGKMKGTTEEARSINSYLDLIKSKVLDIQMELIHKNQELSIDNFKELLFGSDEKQRMLVPIFQDHNNKIKELVGKEYAHGTLERYTTSLKHTIEFLEWKYNVSDIEISKINHAFITDYEFYLRSVRNCSNNTAVKYIKNFSKIIKICLANDWLEKNPFANYKAKVKEVERVYLTEEEVQNIIEKDLKNHRLSHVRDIFLFSCFTGLAYIDVKNLTKSHISIGIDGEKWIFTHRQKTESASKIPILPVTQMIIDKYENHPQCVGENKLLPILSNQKMNAYLKEIAGVCKIDKELTFHIARHTFATTVTLTNGVPIESVSKMLGHKNLRTTQHYAKVLDRKVSEDMQILRNKFSNYLNSKNDSSATGT; via the coding sequence ATGAAAGCGAAAGTAAACCTGCATTTCTATGCAAAATCAACTAAAGCTAATTCCAAAGGGCAATTTCCAATTTATGTTCGCCTTACTGTAAATGGAATTAGAACAGAATACAGTACTAAAAAGTTCATAGAACCTAACCGATGGTTATCGGAAGTGGGTAAAATGAAGGGCACTACAGAAGAAGCCCGTTCAATAAATAGTTATCTTGATTTAATAAAATCGAAAGTATTAGATATTCAAATGGAATTAATTCATAAGAATCAAGAATTGAGTATTGATAACTTTAAAGAATTGCTTTTTGGCTCTGATGAAAAGCAGCGCATGCTCGTTCCTATCTTCCAAGACCACAACAATAAGATAAAAGAATTAGTGGGAAAAGAATATGCTCACGGAACGTTAGAACGTTATACCACTTCCCTAAAGCATACAATTGAATTCTTGGAATGGAAATACAATGTCTCAGATATTGAGATTTCTAAAATAAACCATGCTTTTATTACCGATTACGAATTCTATTTAAGAAGCGTTAGAAACTGCTCTAATAATACGGCTGTTAAATACATCAAGAACTTCAGTAAAATAATCAAAATTTGTTTGGCTAATGATTGGCTTGAGAAGAACCCATTTGCAAACTACAAAGCAAAAGTTAAAGAGGTTGAACGTGTTTATTTAACTGAAGAAGAAGTCCAGAATATAATTGAAAAAGATTTAAAGAATCATAGACTTTCACATGTTCGTGATATATTTCTTTTTAGCTGTTTTACAGGACTGGCGTACATTGATGTCAAAAACTTGACAAAATCACACATAAGCATCGGAATTGATGGTGAGAAATGGATTTTCACCCATCGTCAAAAAACTGAAAGTGCTTCAAAGATTCCAATACTACCAGTTACACAAATGATAATTGATAAATATGAAAATCATCCTCAATGCGTCGGAGAAAATAAACTGCTCCCAATTCTGTCAAATCAAAAAATGAATGCTTATTTAAAAGAAATTGCAGGAGTTTGTAAAATAGACAAAGAGCTAACATTTCATATTGCCCGACATACTTTTGCAACTACAGTAACACTTACTAATGGAGTTCCAATTGAAAGTGTGAGTAAAATGTTAGGTCATAAAAATTTGAGAACGACTCAACACTATGCAAAAGTATTGGATAGAAAAGTAAGTGAGGATATGCAGATTTTAAGGAATAAATTTAGCAATTATTTAAATTCAAAAAATGATTCAAGTGCTACAGGCACTTAA
- a CDS encoding inorganic phosphate transporter: MTNLILILAVVFLSFNNGANDIFKGVATLYSSKTISYKSALVWAVLTTISGSICSIFLVKSLLKNFSGKGLVPDELLLNPIFAISVVIGAALTIFFATKIGMPVSTTHALVGSLFGVGILSVGLGFNFQKLADAFVVPLLASPLLASIFAVFFYYSFSSIRKKLGITKQSCICLIEDYNAKVTHNDFVSEIKIENELIVSSCDSTSEIYSKSIFGISSQKIVDFFHFISAGAVGFARGLNDTPKIAGILLLITSVNSSYFLYVVAIAMAVGGILNARKVANTMSNKITTMNTGQGFTANLVTSILVTTASFNNLPVSTTHVSVGSIFGIGLVNKSADFKMILRIVLSWILTLPIAAIISAIIFFVLK, encoded by the coding sequence ATGACAAATTTAATTTTAATTTTAGCAGTAGTTTTTTTATCATTTAATAATGGTGCTAATGACATTTTTAAAGGTGTAGCAACTCTTTATAGCAGTAAAACTATATCATATAAAAGTGCACTTGTTTGGGCTGTTTTAACTACAATTTCAGGTTCTATTTGTTCTATTTTTTTAGTTAAAAGTCTTTTGAAAAATTTTTCAGGTAAAGGATTAGTCCCTGATGAACTATTATTAAATCCCATATTTGCAATTTCAGTAGTTATTGGTGCTGCATTGACAATTTTTTTTGCAACTAAAATCGGAATGCCTGTATCTACTACACATGCATTGGTTGGAAGTTTGTTTGGAGTTGGAATATTGTCTGTTGGACTAGGATTTAATTTTCAGAAACTTGCGGATGCCTTTGTAGTTCCATTATTAGCAAGCCCTCTTTTAGCTTCAATTTTTGCTGTGTTTTTTTATTATTCATTTTCTTCAATTAGGAAAAAACTTGGAATCACAAAACAATCTTGCATTTGCTTGATTGAGGATTATAACGCCAAAGTAACTCATAATGATTTTGTATCTGAAATTAAAATTGAAAATGAACTAATTGTATCATCTTGTGATTCAACTTCAGAAATATATTCTAAAAGTATTTTTGGTATTTCAAGTCAAAAAATTGTTGATTTTTTTCATTTTATTAGTGCAGGTGCAGTTGGATTTGCTAGAGGATTAAATGATACACCAAAAATCGCTGGAATATTATTATTAATTACTTCTGTTAATTCAAGTTATTTCCTTTATGTTGTAGCCATTGCAATGGCTGTCGGAGGAATTCTAAATGCAAGAAAGGTTGCAAATACCATGAGTAATAAAATTACAACAATGAATACAGGACAAGGATTTACTGCAAATTTAGTTACAAGTATATTAGTTACTACGGCAAGTTTTAATAATTTACCTGTTTCTACTACTCATGTTTCTGTAGGTTCTATTTTTGGAATTGGATTAGTAAATAAATCAGCAGATTTCAAAATGATATTAAGAATAGTTTTGTCTTGGATACTAACATTACCAATAGCTGCAATTATAAGTGCAATTATTTTTTTCGTTCTTAAATAA
- the ribB gene encoding 3,4-dihydroxy-2-butanone-4-phosphate synthase, giving the protein MSTTIQLNTIEEAIEDIRQGKVIIVVDDEDRENEGDFLAAADKVTPEMINFMATHGKGLICAPLTESRCKELELYAMVSNNTDNMETAFTVSVDLKGNGVTTGISASDRSKTIEALVNPETKPYELGRPGHIFPLIAKQGGVLRRTGHTEAAIDFARLAGFSPAGVICEIMNDDGTMARLPQLVEVAKRFDLKLVSIEDLVRYRMQHDSLIKKKEDFEIKTKFGTFRLRAYLQVTNKKVHIALTKGSWKKGEEILTRINSTQITNDILGNLTSKEDKHLENIFEKINEYDKAAILFINQELQSTDLLDRISELRKLQEEGVFEAPKIKIDTKDFGIGAQILHDIDITRIKLMTNSFQSKRVGMIGYGLEITDYISF; this is encoded by the coding sequence ATGAGTACAACAATACAACTCAATACTATAGAAGAAGCAATTGAAGATATACGTCAAGGAAAAGTTATTATAGTAGTTGATGATGAAGATAGGGAGAATGAAGGCGATTTCTTAGCAGCAGCAGATAAAGTAACCCCAGAGATGATTAATTTCATGGCTACTCATGGAAAAGGATTAATTTGTGCTCCTTTAACCGAATCGCGATGTAAAGAATTAGAACTCTACGCCATGGTTTCTAACAATACCGATAATATGGAAACAGCTTTTACAGTTTCAGTTGATTTGAAAGGTAATGGCGTTACTACTGGTATTTCTGCCTCAGATCGTTCTAAAACTATTGAAGCCTTAGTTAATCCAGAAACAAAACCCTATGAATTAGGGCGCCCTGGACATATTTTTCCTTTAATTGCTAAACAAGGTGGTGTATTAAGAAGAACCGGACATACAGAAGCAGCTATAGATTTTGCTCGTTTGGCAGGATTTTCACCAGCGGGAGTAATTTGTGAAATCATGAATGATGACGGAACAATGGCACGCTTACCACAATTAGTAGAAGTTGCAAAAAGATTTGATTTGAAATTAGTTTCTATTGAAGATTTGGTGCGTTACCGTATGCAACACGATAGTTTAATCAAAAAGAAAGAAGATTTCGAAATAAAAACAAAATTTGGTACATTTAGATTACGTGCTTATTTGCAGGTTACTAATAAAAAAGTACATATCGCTTTAACTAAAGGAAGTTGGAAAAAAGGAGAGGAGATTTTAACCCGAATCAATTCTACTCAAATTACAAATGATATTTTAGGTAATTTAACTTCAAAAGAAGATAAACATTTAGAAAATATATTTGAAAAAATAAACGAATACGATAAAGCAGCTATCTTGTTTATTAATCAAGAATTACAATCTACCGATTTATTAGACCGTATTTCTGAATTAAGAAAATTACAAGAAGAAGGCGTTTTTGAAGCACCAAAAATTAAAATTGATACCAAAGACTTTGGAATTGGAGCTCAAATCTTACATGATATTGATATTACACGTATTAAGTTAATGACAAATTCGTTTCAAAGTAAACGTGTAGGAATGATAGGTTATGGCCTAGAAATTACAGATTATATTAGTTTTTAA
- a CDS encoding TIGR04283 family arsenosugar biosynthesis glycosyltransferase produces MIKVSIIIPILNEVDAIHRLLLHIEKTISKDNSYEVIVVDGGSSDGSQELIQDFQDVILIEAQKGRAKQMNAGAKIAKGTILYFLHCDSFPPKDFDLEIIKHVDKGNLAGCFRMKFDYKHPVLLVSQWFTRFNHISCRGGDQSLFVTKYLFDKIDGFNESYIIYEDNEIIKRLYQEKQFVVIPKYLITSARRYRINGAWKLQYHFTIIHLKRKLGHSVKSLLNYYSKNVK; encoded by the coding sequence ATGATTAAAGTTTCTATAATAATTCCAATTCTTAATGAAGTCGATGCAATACATCGACTTTTGTTGCATATAGAAAAAACTATTTCTAAAGATAATTCATATGAAGTAATTGTTGTTGATGGTGGAAGTTCTGATGGCTCACAAGAATTAATTCAAGACTTCCAAGACGTAATTTTAATAGAGGCTCAAAAAGGAAGAGCAAAACAAATGAATGCCGGAGCAAAAATTGCAAAAGGAACAATTCTATATTTTTTACATTGTGATAGTTTTCCACCTAAAGATTTTGATTTAGAAATAATAAAACATGTTGATAAAGGTAATTTAGCAGGTTGCTTTCGTATGAAATTTGATTACAAACATCCAGTACTTTTAGTATCGCAGTGGTTTACAAGATTTAATCATATTTCTTGTCGTGGTGGGGATCAATCTTTATTTGTTACTAAGTATTTATTTGATAAAATTGATGGTTTTAATGAAAGCTATATTATTTATGAAGACAATGAAATTATCAAGCGACTCTATCAAGAAAAACAATTTGTTGTTATCCCTAAATATCTTATAACTTCAGCAAGAAGGTATCGTATTAATGGTGCTTGGAAGTTACAATACCATTTTACAATTATTCATTTAAAACGAAAGTTAGGGCATTCCGTAAAAAGTTTATTGAACTATTACAGTAAAAACGTAAAGTAA
- a CDS encoding TIGR04282 family arsenosugar biosynthesis glycosyltransferase: MEKKLVLVFTRNPELGKVKTRLAVTIGKKNALKVYVHLLAHTKQCIAQVNAFKRVLYSNDIVLNDIWDTATFEKDIQQGTDLGLRMKNAFEKGFKNGFDKIVIVGSDLPTLESKDIEDAFKLLDENEVVIGPAEDGGYYLLGLKTIPNGIFENKNWGTNTVLSDTLTNLSNINTAFLRMQNDIDTIDDIKNIPEFQKYL, encoded by the coding sequence ATGGAAAAGAAATTAGTTTTAGTTTTTACTAGAAATCCTGAATTAGGAAAAGTAAAAACCCGATTAGCAGTAACAATTGGAAAAAAAAATGCTCTTAAAGTTTATGTTCATTTGTTAGCTCATACTAAACAATGTATCGCTCAAGTAAATGCTTTTAAGCGTGTATTGTATTCCAATGATATTGTTTTAAATGATATTTGGGACACTGCTACTTTTGAAAAAGATATTCAACAAGGAACCGATTTAGGATTGAGAATGAAAAATGCTTTTGAAAAAGGATTTAAAAATGGTTTCGATAAAATTGTTATTGTAGGTTCTGATTTGCCAACTCTTGAATCAAAAGATATTGAAGATGCTTTTAAACTATTAGATGAAAATGAAGTTGTTATCGGCCCTGCTGAAGATGGAGGCTATTATCTATTAGGCTTGAAAACAATTCCAAATGGGATATTCGAAAATAAAAATTGGGGAACTAACACGGTTTTATCAGATACATTAACCAATTTATCGAATATCAATACAGCATTTTTAAGAATGCAAAACGATATCGACACCATCGACGACATTAAAAATATTCCAGAATTTCAAAAATATCTATAG
- the arsM gene encoding arsenosugar biosynthesis arsenite methyltransferase ArsM yields MSYLNATNDLYKNAALTPDVGLCCTTTPIWKFPGLEIPKIMQEMNYGCGSTISAQDLINNPKILYVGVGGGMELLQFSYFSRQKAGVIGVDVVDEMLEASRKNFLIAEQENEWFKSEFVELRKGDALNLPIENESIDVAAQNCLFNIFKAEDLKKALQEMYRVLKPHGRLVMSDPTCEQEMNETLRNDDHLRALCLSGSIPIADYIKALTDVGFGTIEIRGRRPYRILDTENYPTDELIYIESIEVCAIKDPMPADGPCVFTGKAAIYFGKEDYFDDDKGHVLMKNQPLAICDKTATAIASLNRSDIFISESTYHYNGGGCC; encoded by the coding sequence ATGAGTTATTTAAACGCAACAAACGATTTATATAAAAATGCCGCATTAACACCCGATGTTGGTTTATGTTGTACAACAACACCTATCTGGAAATTTCCTGGTTTAGAAATTCCAAAAATTATGCAAGAAATGAATTATGGTTGTGGTAGTACTATTTCGGCACAAGATTTAATTAATAATCCAAAGATTTTATATGTAGGTGTTGGCGGTGGAATGGAATTGTTACAATTCTCATATTTTTCTAGACAAAAAGCAGGAGTTATTGGTGTAGATGTTGTAGATGAGATGTTAGAAGCTTCTAGAAAGAACTTCCTTATTGCTGAACAAGAGAACGAATGGTTTAAAAGTGAATTTGTTGAGTTAAGAAAAGGCGATGCATTGAATTTACCTATTGAAAATGAAAGTATTGATGTTGCTGCACAAAACTGTCTTTTTAATATTTTTAAAGCCGAAGATTTAAAAAAAGCATTGCAGGAAATGTATCGAGTTTTAAAGCCTCACGGACGTTTAGTTATGAGTGATCCTACATGCGAACAAGAAATGAACGAAACTTTAAGAAACGATGATCATTTACGAGCATTATGTTTAAGTGGTAGTATTCCTATTGCTGATTATATTAAAGCTTTAACGGATGTTGGGTTTGGTACTATTGAGATAAGAGGTAGAAGACCTTATAGAATTTTAGATACAGAAAATTACCCAACAGATGAATTAATTTATATTGAAAGTATAGAGGTTTGTGCGATAAAAGACCCTATGCCAGCAGATGGTCCATGCGTTTTTACTGGTAAAGCTGCAATTTATTTTGGTAAGGAAGATTATTTTGATGATGATAAAGGTCATGTCTTGATGAAAAATCAACCATTAGCAATTTGCGATAAAACAGCAACTGCAATAGCATCATTAAATAGAAGTGATATTTTCATTAGTGAAAGTACCTATCATTATAACGGAGGAGGATGTTGTTAA
- the arsS gene encoding arsenosugar biosynthesis radical SAM (seleno)protein ArsS (Some members of this family are selenoproteins.), whose translation MLAKSLQAKKSELSKTEKQLEILSNGFFKDGSLPTFANKLKGINQFPLRPKKIEILQINVGYMCNQVCAHCHVDAGPDRKEIMTVDTMEHILNVLKTTSVHTLDLTGGAPEMNPNFRWFVEEASKLGVKDFIVRSNLTIILANKKYHDLPDFFAKHNIHVISSLPFYKREKTDKQRGDGVFDKSIKALQMLNDVGYGKEGSPLKLDLVYNPSGAFLPTDQMALEKDFKKALKEDFDIDFNNLFAITNIPISRFLDYLIASDNYEDYMYALVEAFNPKAVANVMCTNTISVSWDGYLYDCDFNQMLGLKVASKEKHISEYNEESLNDRDIVISQHCYGCTAGAGSSCQGTVA comes from the coding sequence ATGTTAGCAAAATCATTACAAGCAAAAAAAAGTGAGCTTTCAAAAACGGAAAAACAATTAGAAATTTTATCTAATGGTTTTTTTAAAGACGGATCTTTACCCACTTTTGCCAATAAACTTAAAGGAATAAATCAATTTCCTTTACGCCCGAAGAAGATTGAAATTTTACAAATTAATGTTGGGTACATGTGCAATCAAGTTTGTGCACATTGTCATGTAGATGCTGGCCCTGATAGAAAAGAAATCATGACAGTTGACACCATGGAGCACATTTTAAATGTTCTTAAAACAACCTCTGTACATACTTTAGATTTAACTGGTGGTGCTCCTGAAATGAATCCAAATTTTCGATGGTTTGTTGAAGAAGCTTCTAAATTAGGCGTAAAAGATTTTATAGTACGTTCTAACCTAACAATTATTTTAGCGAATAAAAAATACCATGACTTACCTGATTTTTTCGCTAAACATAATATTCATGTCATTTCTTCCTTACCCTTTTACAAGAGGGAAAAAACGGATAAGCAAAGAGGTGATGGAGTTTTTGATAAATCAATAAAAGCATTACAAATGCTTAATGATGTTGGTTATGGAAAAGAAGGAAGTCCACTTAAATTAGATTTAGTATATAATCCTTCCGGAGCATTTCTTCCTACTGATCAAATGGCTTTAGAAAAAGATTTCAAAAAAGCATTAAAGGAAGATTTTGATATTGATTTCAATAATTTATTTGCCATTACTAATATTCCAATTAGTAGATTTTTAGATTATTTAATTGCTTCAGATAATTACGAAGATTATATGTATGCTTTAGTAGAAGCATTTAATCCAAAAGCAGTTGCAAATGTAATGTGTACCAACACGATTTCTGTTAGTTGGGATGGTTATCTGTATGACTGCGATTTTAATCAAATGTTAGGTCTAAAAGTAGCTTCAAAAGAAAAACATATTTCAGAATATAATGAAGAATCTTTAAATGATCGAGACATTGTAATTTCTCAGCATTGTTATGGATGTACTGCTGGAGCAGGAAGTAGTTGTCAAGGTACGGTAGCTTAA
- a CDS encoding sterol desaturase family protein, with product MKDQYIELIINSYSGYFNYLINEILYWKWDNYFYGLLFISVVVWLLEIAFSWRKNQPIFRKDFWLDLFYMFFNFFLLNLLLLIALSNVTEALFNDFLNLFGFQINSIQFFSLSELPKPFGLIIFFILSDFVQWNTHRLLHRVPFLWQIHKTHHSPKQMGFATQFRYNWLEAVVYKSIQYIPLILIGGFALEDVFVVHFIAIAIGHLNHANIGWDYSFLKYIFNNPKMHIWHHSKALPSKYGANFGISLSIWDYLFKTNHVPRDGRDIELGFSDEDEFPQDFLEQELYPFKK from the coding sequence ATGAAAGATCAGTATATAGAACTTATAATAAACTCTTATAGTGGATATTTTAACTACTTGATAAATGAAATTCTTTATTGGAAATGGGACAACTATTTCTATGGTTTACTATTTATATCAGTAGTAGTTTGGCTATTAGAAATTGCCTTTTCTTGGCGAAAAAATCAACCCATATTTAGAAAAGATTTTTGGTTGGATTTGTTTTATATGTTTTTCAATTTCTTCCTATTGAATTTGCTTTTACTCATTGCTTTATCCAACGTAACCGAAGCATTATTTAATGACTTTTTAAACCTTTTTGGTTTTCAGATAAATTCAATTCAATTTTTTTCTTTATCAGAATTACCAAAGCCTTTTGGATTAATAATATTCTTTATTTTAAGTGATTTTGTGCAATGGAATACACACCGATTATTGCATCGCGTTCCGTTTTTGTGGCAAATTCACAAAACGCATCATTCGCCTAAGCAAATGGGTTTTGCCACTCAATTTCGATACAATTGGTTAGAAGCGGTGGTGTACAAATCAATACAATATATTCCATTAATATTAATTGGTGGTTTTGCTCTTGAAGATGTATTTGTTGTGCATTTTATTGCTATAGCCATTGGTCATTTGAATCATGCTAATATTGGTTGGGATTACAGTTTTTTAAAATATATTTTCAATAACCCAAAAATGCATATTTGGCATCATAGTAAAGCTTTACCTTCTAAATATGGGGCTAACTTCGGAATTTCATTGAGTATTTGGGATTATTTATTCAAAACCAATCATGTACCAAGAGATGGAAGAGATATAGAATTAGGTTTTTCAGACGAAGATGAATTTCCTCAAGATTTTTTGGAACAAGAACTTTATCCTTTTAAAAAATAG